The window TCGTCATGCGCCTGGCCGGCCTGACGATGTGGACGGCCACGCACCCGCGGGACGCCGCGGCGCGCGTCGGTATCGAGGGCGAACTGCGGGCCGGCATCGGCCGCAGCGTCCTGTTCGTCACCGTCGTCGCCGGGGCCGCGCTGCTGGTGATCCTCTACGGGTAACCGGCGCACTGCGCCGTCCTCCTCGCTTCTCGACGGCTGTTCAGGACAGCTCTGCGGCCAGCTCCTCGGCGACGCGCTCGCCGAGCCCCTGCTTGTCGCCCTCGTACTCGCCGACGCCGTCGGGGCGGACGACCAGCGCTCGGGTGTCCGCCTCGCCCATCACGCTCGCGTCGTTGGCGACGACGAAGGCCATGTCGACGCGCTCGCGCGTCTCGTGCGCCCGCTCAATCAGCGCCTCGTCGCCGACTCCCGTCTCCGTCTTGAAGCCGACCACGGACAGGTCGGGGTACGCCTCGCGGACCGAATCGACGAGCTTCGGCGTCGGCGAAAGCTCCAGCGTCAGCGACTCCCGGCCCGACTCGATCTTCTCGTCGCGGGCCGCGACGGTGTAGTCGGAGATGGCCGCCGCGGAGACGAGCGCGTCGGCGTCGGCGCAGGCCGCGACCGTCGCCTCGGTCATCTCGGCGGCGCTCTCGACCCGCTCGACGTCGGCGTAGTGAACGTCCGGGCCGTCGTGGACCAGCGTCACGTCCGCGCCCATGACGTGGCAGGCCCGCGCGACGGCGCGGCCCGTTCGGCCCGAGGCGCGGTTCGACAGCGTCCGGATCGGATCGACCGACTCCGTCGTCGCGCCGCTCGTGACGACGACGGACTCGCCGGCCAGCGTCTGCTCCGCGGTCGCCCGGGCCGTCGCGGTCGCGATGGCATCTTCCGTGGCTATCTTGGCCTTCCCCTCCTCGATCCGCGGGTCGACGAACTCGACGCCCCACGACTCGACGCGATCGATGGCCTCCAGCACGCCGGGGTGGTCGTACATCGGCTCGTGCATCGCCGGTGCGACCACGACCGGCACGTCCGCGCCCAGCGCCGTCGTCGCGCAGGTCGTCACGGGCGTGTCGTCGATCGCGGCCGCCACCTTCCCGACGGTGTTGGCCGTCGCCGGCGCGATCAGGAGGACGTCCGCCCACCCCTCGCGCCCGCACAGCTCCACGTGCTCGACGGCGCCCGTGATCTCGGTGATCGGCTCGCGCCCCGTGGCGAACTCTACCGCCCAGGGGTGGACGATGCCCGTGGCGCTCTCGGTCAGCACGGCCCGAACCGACGCGCCCCGTCGGCGCAGCTCGTGCGCCAGTTCGACGGTCTTGACCGCCGCGATCGATCCGGTGACCCCCAGCGCCACGTTCACGTCCGAGAGCATTTGCCCCCTCTTTGCCGGGGCGAGTCTTATAGCCCCTGTTCGTCGCTACGGTCTCGAAGCGCCGCAGCGGCCACGAACGCCAGCACGGCGACGAGCGTCGCCAGCAGCGCGACGACAGCCCGACGGAGGCCGATCTGCGTCTGCGGCGGCGCGAGCAGCGGGACGAGGAACTCGTGGGCGAGCGCCACGGCGACCGCGCCGCCGCCGACGACGAGGCAGGACGCGGTGAGGTGGACGAACTCGCCGCGGCGCGTGTCGGCCAGGCGGCCGAGCTGGCGGCCGACGCTCGACGCGTGCGAGCCCAGGTCCCAGCACAGCAGCGCTCCGGCGACGCCCAGGAACACGACCGGATCGGGGACGGAACCGGCGGCGGCGATCGTCGAGACCGCGAGCAGGCCGCTGCCGACGGCGAACCCGGCGTCCGCGGCCGGAAGCAGGTCGTGGTCGACGCCCACCGCGACGAGCGGACTCGCGACGGCGAGCAGTACCGTGACGGCGACCAGAGCGACGGTCAGCCCGGCGAGCGGGGCGACGGCGACGGCCAGCGTCGGGACCGACGACGGGACGACGCCGTCGACGACGTGCGGTACGACGGTCAGGCCCAGTCCGAGCGGGACCGCCACCAGAATCGCCAGGACGCCGCCGGCGCGGTCCGCGAGCCACCCGCCGGGGTCCGACCCGAGGAACGTCACCACCAGTATCCGGACGCCCTCGGCGAGCAGGACGACCGACAGCAGGGCGACGACGCCCCAGAGGAGGGCCTGGATCGCGCCGGCGGTGAGCAGGGACCCGACCGGGCCGGGAACCAGCCGTCCCAGAATCGGCGTCCGGAGCGACAGCAGCGCCAGCACGACCTGCCCGGCCAGCACCGCCCAGTAGCCGCGCGGCGCGTCGGCGCCGTCGACGTCCCGGAGCACGTCGCGGAGCGATCGCTCGTCGGGATCGGTGGCCGGCAGCCAGTCGTCGAGCACGGGACTGACCCGCGACAGCAGCGCCAGGACCAGCAGCACCTGGCCCTGTATCGCCACCAGCGCGACCAGCGGCGTCGCCGTCGTCACCGCTAGCCCCACCACGGCCACAGCGACCCAGGACAGGTGGACGAACGCCCCGAGGAACGTCACCCCGAGAGCGACGACGAAGACGGTCGCGACGTTCCGGCCCGGCACGCGCCAGAGTTCCCAGTCCCGGTCGAACCCGCCGTCGACCGCGTTGGCCGTCGCGAAGGCCACGCCGACGGTCGTCGCGACGAGGAGCCAGAGGCCGGGCCCGTCGAGCGCGAGCGCGTACCCGGCGACCAGCAGGAGGCTCCCGACCACCGTCACCGCGCTGGCCGCGGCGCGCCCGCGACGGCGGTCGCCGGTCGCCCATCGGACGCCGCCGCCGACGGCGAGCGCACCGAGCGACCCGACGACCGCCGGCACCGGTCCGGCGACGGCCGTCCCGATGGCCAGCGCGACCGACAGCGCCGCGGCGACGGCGACCGTCGCCGTCCGACGCGCCGGCCGAAAGACCGGGGCTCGGCCGGTCATCGCGACCACCGCTCCGTCGCCCGTTCGATCGCCCGCGGCAGCGGCGCGTCTACGTCCCAGTCGACGACGCGTCCGATTCGTCGGACGCGGTCGATCCGCTCGCGCCGCTCGATTCGCTCGACGGCGTTTCCGGGCGTCTCGTCGCTCGTCAGGTCGGGGCTGACGACCGTCACGTCGCGGTCGCGGGCCGACAGCGCCGCGGCGACGTCCGCGGCCTCGTCGTCGAGCAGCGGCGAGCAGAACAGCACCTGCGCCCGGTCGGGCAGCCGCTGGTGCAGTTCGGGCACGTCAGTCGGCCCGCGGCGCGCCCCGCGACCGATCGACGGCCCGTCGCCGGACGCCCCGTACAGGAAGACCCGGCCGTCGAACCCCGCCGCCGTTGCCGCCCCGTCGCTCGGCGCCGCGTCGGGGTGGGCCTCGTGGATCAGCAGCCGCCGCAGCCTGAGCGCCTGCGTCCGGCCCGTCCCGGGCGCCAGATACGCGCCGTCGTCGTACAGCGCGGCGCCGACGCGGTCGTCGCCGTCGAGCAGCGCCGTGCCGACCCGCTCCGCCGCGTACTTCGCGAACTGGGTCGCCGTCGGGGAGCGGTCGGTCCGTGCAAACTCGAGGCGCGCGTCCACGAGCACCACGACGGCTGCGCTGCGCCGCGCCTCGTACTGGACCGCGGTCAGCTCCCCGGTGCGGGCGAAGCGCTTCCAGTCCACTCGCCGCATCGAGTCCGTCGACTCGTACTCGCGGACCCCGTAGAACGAGACGCCCTCGCCGGGGTCGTCGGCCTCGTTGCGACCGGGGTAGGGCAGCGTCTGCGTCCCCGGCGACACTTCGTCGACGGTGACCCGGCAGGACAGCTCCGAGTCGGCGCGGACCGTCTCCCGGACCTCCTCGTCGCCGGACAGCGACCGGCAGACGACGGTCGTCTCCCCGAACGCGTGGTCGCCCCGGCGAGCGCGGACGGCGTAGGAGAACGTCGCCCTCTCGCCCGGCTCCAGCGCGGTCCCGAACCGCGGCGACCCCTCGACGACCGCCAGCCGCGAGGGGACGCCGTCGACCAGCCTGACGTCGTGGAGGGGCGCCGCCCCGTCGTTGGTCACCGCGACGGTCACTTCGACGCGCTCCCCGGGCATCGGCGACGCCGTCGACAGCGTCCGCTCCAGCGTCAGGTCGGGCCGGGGCGCCGGCGTGGCGGCCTCGTAGGCGGCGTACACGAGGCCGACGGCGGCCGCCGACAGCAGCACGGGCTGGCTCGTCGTCACGCCGGCGGCGCCGGCGACCAGCGCGACCGAGAGGCCGACGTCGCGGTGGGAGACCGCCTCGAGAGTCACCGCGACTCCCCCTCCGACAGCCGCGAGATCTCGTCGACCGTCGCCTCGACCTGGCGCCGGAACGCCGCCCCGTGCAGCCAGTCGCGGACCTTGATCGGGAGCGGCCGCTCCGGCGCCGACGCCCCGCCGAGGAACGCGGCGGCCCGGGGGTCGTCCGTCCAGGAACCGTCCACGACGCGTTCCACGGCGACCTCCTCGGACAGACCGGTCTCCGAGGCGAGCACGCGCACGGTCAGGTTCCGAAGGTGGTCGCGAGTCTCGCGAGCCGTGCGCGACTGCCAGGCGCTCGTGGCGTCGACCCGCCACCCCATCCGCCGGATCGCGTCGTCGATCGCGGTCCCGGCGGTCCGTTCGTCCCGTTCCCAGTACCGCGTCTCCGGGGCCGCGGTCGCCAGCTCGACCGGCTCCTCCCGCACGCGCACGGTCGACTCGGACCGAGCGTACGTGACGCCCAGGCCGACCAGTCCGACGAACGCGGCCAGCAGGAGGATCCAGACGCGGAGAGCCCCCGTCGTCTCCGCGTCGAGGATCGCGAGGTAGCGCGCGGGGACGACGAGCGCGCCGAGCGCGACGGCGAGCGCCAGGCATCCGACGGCCATCGCGACCGTCGACGCGCGCGCCCGCTCCGATTCCCGATCGGTCGCGCCGTCGGTGCGCAGCGTCGCCCGGGCCGTCCCGGCGCCGACGTCACCCGGTGGTTTCGCCGCTGACTCGGCCCGGTCGTCGGCGGGGTCGGTCTGGCGCTCGCGCTCGGATTCCCCGTCCGCGCGCTCGGACTCGACGGTCGCCGTGCCGGCCATCAGTCGTCACCTCCCCGGAGCGAGTCCAGCGCGCTGCGGGCGCGAGCGACGCGCTCGTCGGTCTCCCCGCGACCGCCGTAGCGCACCTCCCGGAACAGCCGGGTCAGCCGTCGCACGGGCCCGGACGGGAGGCCGGCCGCGACGGCCCGGCGTGCGTACTCGCCCGGCGTCCGGGCGTCCGGGTTCTCGACCGCGACTCGCTCCACCAGCCTGCGCCAGGCCTCGGCGACGCTGTCGACGGGATCCGGCTGCGTCGATTCCTCGTCCCCGCCCATGGCTGCGACGTCCCGGGCGTCGTCGGTGGGCGCGTCGTCCGCCGACTGCCGCCACTGCACCAGCCCGGAACTGAGCGAGTCCGTCGAGAACCCGCCGAGCGCGGCGAGCGGGGCGACGGCGAGGCGCGGGACGGTCGCCAGCCCGCCGGCCAGCAGCCGCGCGGCGGCGCCGGCTTCCGCCATCGCGGTGCTCGCCGACGCCGCGGCCACGGCGATCCCCTCGACGGTCCGGGCGAGGCCGCCGGCCACCTGGAACAGCGCAGCCGCGGTCAGGCGCGACAGCCGCGGGAGCGAGAGCCGGGGAAGCGACGGGAGCGGGCCAATCCCGCTGTCCCGCCCCGACCTGCCCCCGAACACGACGGCGAGGACGGCGACGACGACCAGGAGCGTGATCAGGGGCAGCCACGACGGGCCCGACCCGCCCACGTCGCTCGACGCGGCGGTCGGTGTCGCCGTCTGTGTCGGGGTTCCGTCCGACCCTCCGGACCCCGATCCGTGCTCCGTGGGGTCGCCCGTCGACGGTGTCGGTGTCGGAGTCGGGGTGGGGGTCGGCGTCGGGGTCGCGCGCCCGTCGTCCGTCGGCGTGTCCTGGGCGGCGCCACCGCTCCCGGCCGCCGATCCGGACTGGATCGCGTCCTCCGGCACCTCGGCCGGTTCGACGCCGAACGCGGCCTGGACGTGCGCCGTACCGAGGACGACGGCGACGACGGCCACCAGCGCGAGGACCGCCCGCAAGCCGTTCCGTGCCACTATTAGTTTCGACATATCCCCGGCGTTCCTAAAGCGTTACCGTGCTCGCGAGGCCGTCACCGACCCGAAGAGCTTTGATCACGTGCGGGCAACGTTTCCGACGACAATGGGGCCGGACACGACGCTGACCCGCCGCGTCGCGGCCACGCTCGGCGCGCTCGCGCTGCTGAACCTGGCGTTCGTCGCCGCGGTCGGGTACCTGCTCGCTCCCTGGGTGCGGCCACTCGTGGCCGCCCTCGCCGCGGCCCTCCCGCTGGGTCCGGCGTCGGCCCCGGTCGCCTGGCTCGTCGCCGTCGGCGCGCCCCTGCTGGCGCTGTTTCTCCGTGCGCAGATCGGATACGCGCGCCGCTACGCAGTGTCGGCCGTCGGTGCGCGCGAGGTCGACCGCGACGAGTATCCGGACCTCCACGCCCGGATCGACCGCCTGGCGCACCTCGCGGACTGCCCGCCCCCGCGCGTCGCGGTCGTCGACTCGGCCGTGCCCAACAGCCTCGCCGTCGGGACGGCGCGCGACGCCACCGTCGTCGTCAGCGAGGGCCTGCTGGAGACGCTGGACGACGCGGAACTGGACGCCGTCCTCGCGCACGAGCTCGCCCACGTCGCGAACCGCGACGTGACCGTGATGACGCTCGCCACCTTCATCCCCGCGGTGGCCAGCGGCGAGTACGCGCCGCTGGCCGACCTGCTCGGCGGGCGACGCGTCTGGCCGGTCGCGGCCGCCGGCGCTGCTCTCGTCGCCCTCGCGGCCGCTACAGTTCCCGACGGCGTCGCGGCGGTGAGCGCGCTCTCCGCTGCGGCAGCAGTGCTCATCGCGACGTACCTCCTGGGCGGCATCGTCCTCGGCGTCGTGGCCGTCCCCGTCGTGCTCCTGAGTCGCTCGCTCTCCCGGACCCGGGAGTTCGCGGCCGATCGGGCCGCCGCCGTCGTGACCGGCGATCCCGCGGCGGTCGCGAGCGCCGTCAGGACGCTGGCGACCGATCCGGCGCGCCCGCCCGACGCCGACAGGCGCTCCGCTCGTCGGGGCGTGCGCGCCCTGTGTTTCGTGTCCCACGGGTTCGGCGGGGACGGCGCCGAAGACCCGCCGTTCGACGTCCCCGTGCGATCCCACCCGCCCGCCGAGGATCGGACCCGGCGTCTCAGGGAGGTCGCCGCGGACCAGTGACGCCCGCGGGCGATCGGTCGTCGCCCCTCTCGCGATCCGACTCGAGTCACCGCTGACGGACCGCAGTCGTAGCGATCGGGTAACTATACCGCCACACACGGCATCTAGATGGCCTGTACCGTGTAATATCGGCCGAACTGGAAGCGGCTATTAAGTATTCTAAATTCTCACTCGAATTAGTTTTTATCGGAACCTGTAGCGGAGCTATATCGACGATCGTGGCGTACTACGTTCAGGAGAGGCATATTTTCTTATTTTCGGAAATTTCGACGGGCGTAATCGCTATACGGCGGTAGAACCATCATCAGATGATGTCGCCACAAGACCATCGAGTCGCACGTGACCCAGCGGGCGCTCGCGAAGCCCTCGCCGCGGGGTGTTCTCAGTCGGTATGAAGCAGGAGAACGCTCCCAAGCAGAGTACCGAGGACCTACTGGAGATCCTGGCGGACCCCCGGCGCCGCTTCGTCCTCTCGCACCTGTCGCGAAACGGCCCGGCCACGCTCTACGAGCTGAGCAGCCGGCTGGCAGAGGTCGAGGACGTCGACTCCGCCGCGGACTGTCCCGACTCGCTGACGACGCAGCTGTACCACGTCCACCTCCCGAAGCTCGAGGAGGCCGGGCTGATCACGTACGACCCCGTGAACCACGACGTCGAGCCGGTCGACATCGACGACGAGCGGATCTCGGGGCTCCTGCGGCTGGCCAGCGAGGCCGACGACGTCAGCGAGTGAGGGCGTGACCACTGCGACCGCGACGGCGACGATTTTTCCGCTCGGCCGCGGTCACCAACTCGCGTTCCCGTAGCTCTTTGTGTACCCGCACAAACGTGTATCCGTGGACTCCGTCGAAGTCAGTACCGTCGTCTATCTCCCGCCCGAGGAGGTCTACGAGTTCCTGAAGGACTTCCCGGGGTACGCCCGCTACTCCAAGTACCTGCAGGAGGTCCGCCAGGACGGCGACGGCTCGCCCGGCACCCGCTACGCGCTGACCTTCGCGTGGTGGAAGCTCACCTACACCGCCGTCTCTGAGGTCACCGCGGTCGACCCGCCGAGTCGCATCGACTGGCGCGTCGTCTCGGACCTCGACGCCGACGGCCACTGGCGAGTCGAACCCGCCGACGACGAGGCCCCGCCCGACCGCGAGCACGCGTCCCGCGTGTGGTTCACCGTCGCGTTCGATCCCGACTCGGCGACCTCCGACACGGTGGACCTCCCGCGGCTGGTGTCGCTCGACTGGGTCGTCGAGAAGGTGAAGCCGCTCGTCCGCGAGGAAGCGGAACGGATCGTCGAGCGCATCGTCGCCGACCTCGAGGGCGAGCGCCGCGACGTCGACCTGCGCATCCACGACGGACCGGACGACGTGTAGCGCCCGTTCGTGGTGTCACACGCGACCCTATTGGGGACGGACTGCGTCGCGAGAACGGCCCGCGATTCGACGGCGGCGCTACTCGGGCTGGTCGTAGTCGCCGCCGTACTTGATGAACACGTACCCCATCCCCAGCGTCGCCAGCATCACGAACGACGTCGCGACGCCCATCGACTTCACGCTGTCCGGCATCGTGGGCCCGCCGGCGCCGGACCCGCCGCCACCGCCACCGCCACCACCACCGCCACCGGCGGTGGGGTAGTCGGAGCCGACGACGACGGCGCCTTTCATGCCCAGCCCCACGTGGGGTTCGCAGATGTACGGGTAGATGCCGTCCTCCTCGAAGGTGTGTTCGTAGTTGACGCCCGACTCGGAGTAGGTGTCCGAGCCGAGGGGCCCGTCGCCGTCGGAGACGACGTTGTGGCCGCCGCCCTCGCCGGTCCACTCCCACTGAACGGTCGCGCCGTTGTCCACGTGGATGGCCGCCGGGCCGAACCCGTAGGCGCCGCCGTTGGCCTGTACGCCGACCTCGACCGTCGCCGAGTCCTGCCCGGTCGCGTCCGTGACGCTGCCGTCGAAGTTGCCGACGCCGTCGAGGAATCCGCCGAAGTCCGGCGTTCCGCCGCCGCCACCGCCGCCGTCGCTCTCGTTGTCCTGGCCGGCCGCGACGCCGGAAGCGCCGGCCGCCGCCGTCGCCCCAGCGGCCGTGCGCATGAACGCGCGACGCGAGACGTCCGCCGTACCCTCTGTCATACCCGGCGCTTGGGAACCGTCCGTAGTGAATCCTCCGCTTCTCCACGACCTTTTTACTGCGGGGGGTCGCCGGAGGCGACCCCCGCTTGCAAAAACGTCGATGAAAAACACCTCGCGAGCGCTCCGCGCTCGCGAGTGAATCGCGCTCGCTTCGTTCCCGTGAGCGAAGCGAACGGGAGCTCGGAAGAGCTTGCTCTTCCGGCGCTCGCGCGGATGCTCGTCCGCACCGCACAGCCGCCCGAACCCTATGACTGGCCCGCGACGGGGTATAAAAACGTCCCGGCAGTGGCACCGCTCTCCGGGCTTCCCAATACCTAACCCCGGCCGACCCTGAACACCGGTGATGTCGAATCAGCAGCCTACTGCCGAGAGCGTCCCGACCGCACAGGGCATGCCGATGCTGGGGCTGGGAACGTGGCAGAACACGGACCCCGACCAGTGCGCCGACAGCGTGGCGGAGGCCCTGGAGGCGGGCTATCGCCACGTGGACACGGCCCAGGCCTACGACAACGAGGAAGACGTCGGTCGCGGTATCGAGCAGGCCGACGTCGACCGCGAGGACGTCTTCCTCGCGACGAAAGTGTGGATCGACAGCCTCGCGGGCGACGACGTGATCGAGACCACCGAGGAGAGCCTGGCGAAGCTCGGCGTCGACTCCGTCGACCTGCTGTACGTCCACTGGCCCGCGCGGACGTACGACCCCGAGAACACCCTCCCCGCGTTCGCGGAGCTGAAAGACCGCGGCCTGATCGAACGCATCGGGGTCTCCAACTTCGAGCCCCGGCACGTCGATCGCGCCCGCGAGGTCCTCGACGAGCCGGTGTTCGCGAACCAGGTCGAGATGCACCCGCTGCTCCCCCAGGAGGAACTGCGGGAGTACGCCGAGGAGACGGGCCTGGAACTGGTGGCCTACTCGCCGCTGGCCCGCGGCGCGGTGTTCGACAACGACGTCATCTCGGCTGTCGCCGAGGACAACGGCGTCAGCGAGGCCCAGGTCAGCCTCGCGTGGCTGCGCGAGAAGGGCGTCACCGCCATCCCGAAGGCCTCCAGCGCGGACCACCTCCTCGACAACTGGGAGAGCCTCTCGCTGGACCTCGACGACGACGAGATCGAGCGCATCGACGCCATCGACGAGCGCGACCGGCGTATCGATCCCGACTTCGCCCCGGACTGGGACTGAGCGGAGACGAAGTCTCCGCGAGGGTCGGAAGGCGCAAAGCGCCTTCCGGGAGTGAGAGGAGGCTTGTCCTCCTCGAACGTCGGGAGACGCGACGCGTCTCCCGGGAGTGAGAGGCGGCTCCGAGAACAGTCACTATACTGACTATTCTACCATCGCTGCCGGCCGCCGAACACGCCCGTTTTCCGCGTCAAAACCGCAATACGTCATCGGGTCGACGTTACGACAGCCGAAAGGAACAAAACGGAACGACGAGAAACGGATCGACATGGCAGTCGGGAGCGAGCGAGGGATCGTCGGCGGCATCAGGATCGACCTGAAGCGGCTGCACGAGACCTGGATGGAAGTTGTCTATCCCCGCCAGCGCGGGGCCGACGACACCGTGTTGGGGAAGTGGACGCCAGACAGCCAGTTGCAGCTGGCCCTCTATCGCCTCTGGTCGGCCGTCGGGATGCCCGTCATCGCGCTGGTCTACCCGCTCGTCCTCCTGGGCGCGTTCCTGCGGTTCCAGACCCGCCGGATCGACAGCACCGCCGCCCGCCTGGGCGTCGTCGGCGTCATCGGGCTCTCCGTGCTCGTCTGGGGCGCGCTGATCGCGCTCGCCAGGTTCCAGCTTGACCTCGACCCCGGCGGGCTCGTCGCCGTGATCGCCGCCAGCGCAGTCGCCACCGTCTCCGCCGCGCTGGCCGTCTTCACCCGGCGCGTCGGCGGTCGCGGGACGACCGTTACGCTCGCGTACCCCTTCGGGATGACGGCTATCTTCCTGCCGCCGGTCGTGGCCGCGCTGTTCTCCCAGGACGTCGCCAGCGTCGTCCTCCCCAGCAGCGACAGGCTCGCCCGCTGGCTCCTCTGGGACGTGCTCGATCTGGTCGGCCTCGCCGACCCCCTCGTCGAGAACTTCGAGCGGGAGGGCGGCGCCTACGCCCTCATGTGGCTCGGTATCTCCGTCCCGCTGGGATGGGTGCTCGGCCTGCTGGTGACGCTGGCCGACGTCGTGCGACCGACCGAGTAGAAGCTCCCCATCGGGCGACAGTCGTCTCGACAACGCTTTTCCCGGATTGCGTCCTTCCTCGGGACATGGAGTTCAACCAGACCGTGACGGCCGCCGTGTTCGCCGTCGTGTTTCTCGTCATCGCGGGCGGAACGCTCACCAGTCCGATGCCACAGCCCCTCAGCATCGGAATCACCGTCGGCCTGCTCGTGTTCGGGCTCGTGACGCTGTTCGTCGGCGTCAAGCACGGCGAGTACCGCGCGTCCTCGCGGTAGGGGCGGCCGGTCAGAGCACCGACGCGGGATCGATCGTTCTCCCCTCGGGCGCGTCGCCCGCCGCGACGGCGACCGTCCCCTCGGCCTCGTCGCCCAGTACCACCGTCGCACCGACGCGCATCGGCGCGAGCAGGCCGGCGACGACCGCACCCGCTCCGGTGACCGGCGCGCGGATCGCGACCGCGTCGTCCTCGTCGAGGTCGTGGTCGGCCACGACCCGGCGGCTCGCCGCGAGCAGTTCTCCGTGGGTGTACAGCTCGTCGGCGGCCAGTGCGTCGTCGTCCGGCGCGACGTCGCCCGGCGGCTGCAGCGGGTTCTCGCTCCAGGCCTCCCGCTCCAGTTGCGCGACCGTCGGGTCCTCCGCGGGACCGCCGTAGGCCAGGGTCTTCGTCCCGGGGCCGCGCTCGTAGCGGTCGAGCCACGCCGCCGGCGCGACGAACGCCTTGGCGTCGACGGCGCCGGGCGGATTCAGGTCGACGACAGCCCCGTC of the Halomicrobium salinisoli genome contains:
- a CDS encoding DUF7333 family protein; translation: MEFNQTVTAAVFAVVFLVIAGGTLTSPMPQPLSIGITVGLLVFGLVTLFVGVKHGEYRASSR